The following proteins are co-located in the Pyricularia oryzae 70-15 chromosome 1, whole genome shotgun sequence genome:
- a CDS encoding origin recognition complex subunit 1 — protein MPPTPGSKRQRKPAPGISREDSDDELGDEDLPWEWIYDDDDLQKRQQEDGTEADDGTTPRKRKRAQQSRSGPKIVGARMGNFECRIGDTVLLKAEGGSSEAWVGIICEFVEDDGEKAAHFLWFSTEREIRNKQKKRNDFLPNELYVSPSWDVNPLAAINGKAIVMSQTAFLKKYPNGKVPRSSKDFGKVFICRRGCNTRTASYTDEFVWEDIYRGTEADVLSLGERIKTETKATRARRKTKAPSPDVYEFRDDNDGDEDRTLAKLQRTPKKPRTGLATAVTPSKGGRTPSKPATPSSHRRIVVKKHLEFTPLATRTLSPSHHQNSPFQIARAQLHVASVPTSLPCREAEFSEVYSHLEAAITDGTGSCIYISGTPGTGKTATVREVVASLDHAVRNDELDDFIFVEINGMKVSDPHQAYSLLWEALKGQRVSPAQALDLLEREFSNPSPRRVPCVVLMDELDQLVTKNQGVMYNFFNWPGLRHSRLIVLAVANTMDLPERTLSNKISSRLGLTRITFPGYTHEQLMKIIQSRLEGVPGNIVDPDAIQFASRKVAAVSGDARRALDICRRAVELAEAEARDMDNETPDTPSKRKQKQLAAAEDDAAAKKKRRGAGRVTIDTIRRAIAEATSSPLQQYLRALPFSSRLLLAALLVRVTRTGLAESTYGDVLEEMQRAVKFASGSRQVELLDRRRIDAAGRYVADPAAAASEEGGGWVSSSAKKKKDQVMHRLAGLSLAAVELTGAGIVNLEAHRAERPSKIRLAVGDEEVRLAFRDDPEIKALGLVL, from the exons ATGCCTCCAACTCCAGGATCTAAACGACAAAGGAAACCTGCACCTGGCATTTCACGCGAGGATTCAGACGACGAACTCGGAGACGAGGATCTTCCGTGGGAATGGATAtacgatgatgatgatcttCAAAAGCGCCAGCAGGAGGATGGTACCGAGGCAGACGATGGAACCACACCTCGCAAACGGAAACGGGCGCAGCAGAGCCGGAGCGGGCCCAAGATTGTCGGTGCACGCATGGGAAACTTCGAGTGCCGCATAGGAGATACAGTGCTCCTCAAGGCCGAGGGAGGGTCCAGCGAGGCCTGGGTTGGCATCATCTGTGAATTTGTCGAAGATGATGGCGAGAAAGCTGCTCACTTTTTGTGGTTCTCTACCGAAAGGGAGATTCGaaataaacaaaagaaaCGGAATGACTTTCTACCG AACGAACTGTACGTCTCGCCATCATGGGATGTCAACCCGCTCGCTGCAATAAACGGCAAGGCTATAGTCATGTCACAGACGGCTTTCCTGAAAAAGTACCCCAACGGCAAGGTTCCTCGGAGCTCAAAAGACTTTGGCAAGGTCTTTATATGCCGCCGGGGCTGCAACACCCGTACAGCTAGCTACACAGACGAGTTTGTGTGGGAAGACATCTACCGCGGTACCGAAGCCGACGTGCTCAGTCTGGGCGAGCGTATAAAGACGGAGACCAAAGCTACTCGTGCTCGCCGAAagaccaaggcgccttcCCCAGATGTCTACGAGTTTCGTGATGACAACGATGGGGACGAAGACAGAACTCTGGCCAAGCTTCAAAGAACACCCAAGAAGCCCCGAACTGGTCTTGCCACCGCTGTGACTCCTAGCAAAGGTGGCCGCACACCCAGCAAGCCAGCGACGCCGTCTTCTCACCGGCGAATAGTTGTCAAGAAGCACCTCGAGTTTACCCCATTGGCGACGCGCACACTCTCACCCTCTCATCACCAGAACTCACCTTTCCAGATTGCCCGTGCCCAACTACACGTGGCCTCGGTGCCTACCAGTCTTCCCTGCCGAGAAGCCGAGTTCAGCGAGGTCTACTCGCACCTCGAAGCCGCCATCACAGACGGCACCGGCTCGTGTATCTACATCTCCGGTACGCCAGGCACGGGTAAGACGGCCACGGTACGTGAGGTCGTTGCCTCGCTAGACCACGCGGTCCGGAATGACGAGCTCGATGATTTCATCTTTGTCGAGATCAACGGCATGAAGGTCTCGGACCCGCACCAGGCTTACTCGCTCCTGTGGGAGGCGCTTAAAGGGCAACGGGTCAGTCCGGCGCAGGCGCTGGACCTGCTTGAGAGGGAGTTCAGTAATCCAAGTCCCAGGCGTGTTCCTTGCGTCGTGCTCATGGACGAGCTTGACCAGCTTGTGACCAAGAACCAGGGCGTCATGTATAATTTCTTCAACTGGCCTGGACTGAGGCACAGTCGGCTTATTGTGCTGGCTGTTGCCAACACCATGGACTTACCGGAGAGGACGCTGAGCAACAAGATCAGCAGTCGGTTGG GCCTGACCCGCATCACCTTCCCCGGATACACACATGAGCAGCTGATGAAGATCATTCAATCTCGACTCGAAGGCGTGCCAGGTAATATCGTCGATCCCGACGCGATTCAGTTCGCCTCTCGCAAGGTAGCCGCCGTGAGCGGAGACGCCCGCCGCGCTCTGGACATATGCCGGCGGGCCGTCGAGCTCGCCGAGGCTGAGGCGCGCGACATGGACAACGAGACGCCTGATACTCCTAGCAAGCGAAAGCAAAAACAACTAGCAGCGGCAGAAGACGACGCGgccgccaagaagaagaggcgCGGCGCCGGGCGCGTCACCATCGACACGATCCGACGCGCCATCGCCGAGGCCACATCGTCGCCGCTGCAGCAGTATCTCCGCGCGCTGCCCTTCTCGTCGCGGCTCCTCCTCGCCGCGCTGCTGGTGCGGGTTACGCGCACAGGTCTGGCCGAGAGCACCTACGGCGACGTCCTCGAGGAGATGCAGCGCGCCGTCAAGTTCGCCTCGGGGAGCCGGCAGGTCGAGCTGCTGGACCGCAGAAGGATAGACGCTGCGGGCCGGTATGTGGCGGACCCGGCGGCTGCCGCGTCGGAGGAAGGAGGCGGATGGGTGAGCAGCagcgccaagaagaagaaggatcaGGTCATGCATCGGCTTGCTGGGCTGAGTCTCGCGGCGGTCGAGCTGACGGGAGCGGGGATTGTGAACCTAGAGGCGCACAGGGCAGAGAGGCCGAGCAAGATACGGTT